The following proteins are encoded in a genomic region of Methylibium petroleiphilum PM1:
- a CDS encoding YlcI/YnfO family protein, whose product MKSATLPSLRVEPELREAAESVLQEGETLSGFIEASVRETIQRRRVRAEFIARGLASREEAKRTGVYIDADVVHAELAKKLAQARTRLQKKARA is encoded by the coding sequence ATGAAATCCGCCACCCTGCCGTCGCTGCGCGTCGAGCCCGAACTGCGCGAAGCCGCCGAGAGCGTGCTCCAGGAAGGCGAGACGCTGTCGGGCTTCATCGAGGCATCGGTGCGGGAGACGATCCAGCGACGCCGCGTCCGTGCCGAGTTCATCGCGCGTGGCCTGGCCTCGCGCGAGGAGGCCAAGCGCACGGGTGTGTACATCGACGCCGACGTGGTTCACGCCGAGCTGGCCAAGAAGCTGGCCCAGGCCCGAACGAGACTGCAGAAGAAGGCCCGTGCGTGA
- a CDS encoding type II toxin-antitoxin system RelE/ParE family toxin: MSFAVRYSASARDDLTRLYEYLLDRATTVEDLDLAERALGAVTDAVESLKRSPFIYRKADDDPFLRELLIPFGSSGYVALFEIEDAATVTVLAVRHQLEDDYH, from the coding sequence GTGAGCTTTGCCGTCCGGTACAGCGCGTCGGCCCGGGATGACCTGACGCGGCTCTACGAGTACCTGCTCGATCGCGCTACGACGGTCGAGGACCTCGATCTCGCCGAGCGGGCGCTGGGTGCGGTCACCGACGCGGTCGAGAGCCTGAAGCGCTCGCCGTTCATCTACCGCAAGGCCGACGACGACCCTTTCCTGCGCGAACTGCTCATCCCCTTTGGAAGCAGCGGCTACGTGGCGCTCTTCGAGATCGAGGATGCTGCGACGGTGACGGTCCTGGCCGTGCGTCACCAGCTCGAGGACGACTATCACTGA
- the stbB gene encoding StbB family protein: protein MKIAVINFSGNVGKTTVSRHLLLPRIQGAELISVESVNADEGKTTALRGGQFAELQEYLQTVNSAIVDIGASNVDQLLFLMQSYRGSHEDFDCFVVPTVPPLKQQQDTIATLIDLSRLGVPPSRLKILFNMTEPGRPVEQTFYLLLAYLAQHPIAVPNTACSLGANEIYGRIRGIKSDLGTLARDTTDYKSLIAKAKDATEKLALAQKLATRRLASGVVLELDACFGALDLHALSAGASPTETSAEA, encoded by the coding sequence ATGAAGATCGCAGTCATCAACTTTTCGGGCAACGTCGGCAAGACCACCGTCTCCCGGCACCTGCTGTTGCCTCGCATCCAAGGTGCCGAACTCATCAGCGTGGAGAGCGTGAACGCGGATGAGGGCAAGACGACGGCTCTGCGCGGTGGGCAGTTCGCCGAGTTGCAGGAGTACCTGCAGACGGTGAACAGCGCCATCGTCGACATTGGCGCCAGCAACGTCGATCAGCTGCTGTTCCTGATGCAGAGCTACCGCGGCAGCCACGAGGACTTTGACTGCTTTGTCGTACCGACGGTGCCGCCCCTGAAGCAGCAGCAGGACACCATCGCGACGTTGATCGATCTGTCGCGCCTGGGCGTCCCGCCGTCGCGACTGAAGATCCTGTTCAACATGACAGAGCCTGGCCGGCCCGTCGAGCAGACCTTCTACCTGTTGCTGGCCTACCTCGCCCAGCACCCGATCGCCGTTCCCAACACGGCATGCAGCCTGGGCGCGAATGAGATCTACGGTCGGATCCGGGGGATCAAGTCGGACCTTGGAACCCTGGCGCGCGACACCACGGACTACAAGTCGCTGATTGCCAAGGCCAAGGACGCCACCGAGAAGCTGGCCCTGGCCCAGAAACTCGCCACCCGCCGACTGGCGTCCGGCGTCGTGCTGGAGCTCGATGCCTGCTTCGGCGCACTGGACCTCCACGCGCTTTCGGCAGGTGCCTCGCCAACCGAGACGAGCGCGGAAGCGTGA
- a CDS encoding DEAD/DEAH box helicase, with protein sequence MAATLDELRINIEAAVVPGYRARLLARGQARGMIWREGVLPEESPNFGAELSDELLSYGYSLLLHGLRYTDLGGDAATARKAFEIAAEALEAVVARGPAGAERGFHRLVAAAAYHLGRFSARAYSLLYKGLGEANLSTMETGLAKLMLRDLDGLARDLADWFAADRGSDDALVAGLSQRDAKVTSAGADDEETSDDRVDAVLIAVEDNFMAALAVAMLGLERGDETLLQSARERIQRGLDVAADLDLVAAWWCHRLAIHLLGGLWETSFHQVLPLGGPPGADVGDWVRLRKIFIASLYRRGRSEIELWPSQLQAARRVLDAEVNLVLSLPTSAGKTRIAELCILASLARGRRVVFVTPLRALSAQTEVGLRRTFAPVGKSVSSLYGSIGASGADIDALRSTDIVVATPEKLDFALRSDPTLLDDVGLIVLDEGHMIGLGEREVRYEAQIQRLLRRPDAAQRRIVCLSAILPDGDQLEDFAGWLTRDRPDGLIKDDWRPTRLRFGEVDWKGQHAQLNVNVGDEKPFIPRFVVAKKPTRGRARKLFPADQAQLCIATAWRLVEEGQTVLVFCPMRRSVLPLAATIIEMHKRGHIDSVLEQAPSALTRALAVGTEWFGPDHDILACLKLGVAVHHGALPTPYRKEVERLLREGVLRVTVSSPTLAQGLNLAATSLVFRGVRRGRDLLDVAEFRNVVGRAGRAYIDVEGLVVYPMFDNHRQRRNDWQDLVANHSGREMESGLLRLIFTLLSRMANKLGTRDVGALLEYVAGQAAWEFPVLPSETTEEATEARHRWDQHLASLDTAIFSLLGDTIVLDAEVETKLDEILVASLFQRRLARHKEGIRQALPKGLHARARYVWRNSTPTQRRGYFLAGVGLAAGKALDKHAPELEQLLLTANVSIDLGQHNEAVEAIVAFAEIAFDIAPFKPDKLIDGWESLLRRWLLGQPVADALSEDSDDEIQFIEQAFVYNLPWAMEAVRVRAEAHEDLFSDEIKLSDYPRAHAVAALETGTLSIAAATLIQAGFGSRLGAIRAVAETGATFDSMSGLMGWLASDEVGALSAAPNWPTPESNPLWVDFNGPGGAQATQPWAATEYTSGITWRGAPMPPGTALRLGGGPGKERSVFTADFREVGAIGWTPSAQGLIVAEATGDTGKFTLEHIGPGKVNRD encoded by the coding sequence ATGGCTGCGACGCTCGACGAACTCCGGATAAACATCGAAGCAGCCGTGGTGCCCGGCTACCGTGCGCGCCTGCTCGCCCGCGGCCAGGCGCGCGGCATGATCTGGCGCGAAGGCGTTCTGCCAGAGGAATCTCCGAACTTCGGCGCGGAGTTGTCGGACGAGCTGCTGTCCTACGGTTACTCGCTCCTGCTGCACGGGCTTCGCTACACCGACCTGGGTGGCGATGCCGCAACGGCGCGCAAGGCCTTTGAGATTGCCGCCGAGGCACTCGAAGCTGTCGTCGCACGCGGACCGGCCGGCGCTGAACGAGGCTTTCATCGGCTCGTCGCTGCCGCCGCCTACCACTTGGGCCGCTTCTCGGCTCGGGCCTACTCGCTCCTCTACAAAGGACTCGGCGAGGCGAACCTGTCGACGATGGAGACAGGGCTGGCGAAACTCATGCTCCGCGACTTGGACGGCCTTGCCCGAGATCTCGCCGATTGGTTCGCTGCGGACCGAGGCAGCGACGATGCACTTGTTGCTGGCCTAAGCCAACGCGACGCCAAGGTGACCAGCGCCGGTGCTGACGATGAAGAGACTTCGGACGACCGAGTTGACGCCGTGCTCATTGCAGTTGAAGACAACTTCATGGCTGCGCTCGCGGTTGCAATGCTCGGGCTGGAGCGCGGCGATGAGACCTTGCTGCAGTCGGCACGCGAACGAATACAACGCGGCCTCGACGTCGCCGCAGACCTCGACCTCGTCGCCGCTTGGTGGTGCCACCGCCTGGCGATCCACCTCCTGGGCGGCCTATGGGAGACAAGCTTCCATCAGGTGCTACCGCTCGGTGGACCGCCCGGGGCCGACGTCGGCGACTGGGTGCGACTGCGAAAGATCTTCATCGCTTCGCTCTACCGCAGAGGCCGGTCCGAGATCGAGCTGTGGCCATCCCAATTGCAGGCAGCACGTCGAGTCCTCGATGCCGAGGTGAACCTCGTGCTGTCGCTCCCGACGAGCGCAGGCAAAACGCGCATCGCGGAGCTGTGCATCCTGGCCAGCCTGGCGCGAGGCCGGCGCGTCGTCTTCGTCACGCCGTTGCGCGCGCTGTCAGCGCAGACTGAGGTCGGGCTGCGGCGCACCTTCGCGCCAGTAGGCAAGTCTGTCTCGAGCCTGTACGGCAGCATCGGCGCCAGTGGCGCCGACATCGACGCGCTGCGTTCGACAGACATCGTTGTCGCCACGCCCGAAAAGCTCGACTTCGCGCTGCGTAGTGATCCGACGTTGCTGGATGACGTCGGCCTTATCGTGCTCGACGAAGGTCACATGATCGGCCTGGGCGAACGTGAGGTCCGCTACGAGGCCCAGATCCAGCGCCTGCTGCGTCGGCCCGATGCTGCACAGCGGCGCATCGTGTGCCTGTCTGCGATTCTTCCCGATGGGGACCAGTTGGAGGACTTCGCGGGCTGGCTGACACGTGATCGCCCCGACGGGCTGATCAAGGACGATTGGCGTCCGACCCGGCTGCGCTTCGGCGAGGTGGATTGGAAGGGTCAGCACGCACAGCTCAACGTCAACGTCGGCGACGAGAAGCCTTTCATCCCGAGATTCGTGGTCGCGAAGAAGCCAACGCGTGGCCGCGCCAGGAAGCTGTTCCCGGCCGATCAGGCGCAGCTGTGCATCGCGACGGCCTGGCGCCTGGTGGAAGAGGGCCAGACCGTCCTTGTCTTCTGCCCGATGCGCCGCTCGGTGCTGCCGTTGGCAGCGACCATTATCGAGATGCACAAGCGCGGCCACATCGACTCGGTACTGGAGCAAGCGCCGTCCGCGCTGACGAGGGCGCTAGCTGTCGGTACCGAGTGGTTCGGACCCGATCATGACATCCTCGCCTGCCTGAAGCTCGGGGTTGCCGTGCACCACGGCGCCCTACCCACGCCGTACCGCAAGGAGGTCGAGCGCTTGCTGCGCGAGGGGGTGCTGCGCGTGACGGTCTCCTCGCCGACGCTGGCCCAGGGACTCAACCTTGCCGCGACCTCCCTGGTCTTCCGCGGCGTCAGACGCGGCCGCGACCTCCTCGACGTAGCGGAGTTCCGCAATGTCGTCGGCCGGGCTGGGCGCGCCTACATCGACGTCGAAGGCCTCGTGGTGTATCCGATGTTCGACAACCATCGGCAGCGGCGCAACGACTGGCAGGACTTGGTTGCGAACCACAGCGGCCGGGAGATGGAGAGCGGCCTGTTGCGTCTGATCTTTACGTTACTCAGTCGGATGGCCAACAAGCTGGGCACCCGCGACGTCGGAGCCCTTCTCGAGTACGTCGCCGGGCAGGCTGCCTGGGAATTCCCGGTGCTCCCGTCCGAGACGACCGAGGAAGCAACCGAAGCGCGGCACCGGTGGGACCAGCATCTGGCAAGCCTGGACACCGCGATCTTCAGCCTGCTGGGCGACACCATCGTGCTTGATGCCGAAGTCGAAACCAAGCTGGATGAGATCCTCGTAGCCTCTCTGTTCCAGCGGCGCCTCGCCCGCCACAAAGAGGGGATACGCCAAGCGCTGCCAAAGGGACTGCACGCTCGCGCGCGATACGTCTGGCGCAACAGTACGCCCACGCAACGGCGGGGATACTTTCTAGCGGGTGTGGGGCTGGCCGCGGGCAAGGCCCTCGACAAGCACGCGCCAGAACTCGAGCAACTGCTGCTGACGGCGAACGTCAGCATCGACCTCGGCCAGCACAATGAGGCGGTCGAGGCCATCGTGGCGTTTGCCGAGATCGCCTTCGACATCGCGCCGTTCAAGCCGGACAAGCTGATCGACGGGTGGGAATCTTTGCTCAGGCGATGGCTTCTCGGTCAGCCCGTGGCCGACGCATTGTCCGAGGACAGCGACGACGAGATTCAGTTCATCGAGCAGGCGTTCGTCTACAACCTTCCCTGGGCTATGGAGGCGGTACGGGTCCGTGCTGAGGCACACGAGGACCTTTTTTCGGACGAGATCAAGCTGTCGGATTACCCGCGGGCGCACGCGGTCGCAGCACTGGAGACCGGCACGCTGTCGATCGCCGCCGCGACGCTGATCCAGGCGGGTTTCGGTTCGCGCCTCGGGGCAATTCGCGCCGTCGCGGAGACGGGCGCGACCTTTGACTCGATGAGCGGTCTCATGGGCTGGCTCGCATCAGACGAGGTAGGGGCCTTGTCCGCGGCGCCGAACTGGCCAACGCCGGAATCGAACCCACTGTGGGTTGACTTCAACGGACCGGGCGGCGCGCAGGCGACCCAGCCTTGGGCTGCTACCGAGTACACGAGCGGGATCACGTGGCGCGGTGCACCAATGCCGCCCGGGACGGCTCTGCGGCTGGGCGGCGGCCCCGGGAAGGAGCGCAGCGTCTTCACGGCTGACTTCCGGGAAGTCGGAGCGATCGGCTGGACGCCAAGTGCGCAGGGCCTGATCGTCGCCGAAGCTACGGGCGACACCGGCAAGTTCACGTTGGAGCACATCGGCCCTGGCAAGGTGAACCGCGACTGA
- a CDS encoding DUF7673 family protein — MSPDAIEAALTEFDTRSRQATQAGAQAFARLLKLAEERDSGQIPRIARFLAATYNGRAFKFDLFELRAVDIAISDDILCCLDALRWGRADLHTLIPDGDARVRAVIESWGLRWPDGS; from the coding sequence ATGAGTCCCGATGCGATCGAAGCCGCGCTCACGGAATTCGACACGCGGTCGCGCCAGGCGACCCAGGCAGGAGCGCAGGCGTTCGCGCGGCTGCTCAAGCTGGCCGAGGAGCGAGACTCCGGCCAGATCCCACGTATCGCGCGGTTCCTGGCCGCGACGTACAACGGCCGGGCCTTCAAGTTCGACCTGTTCGAGCTGCGCGCGGTCGACATCGCGATCAGCGACGACATACTGTGCTGCCTCGATGCGCTGCGCTGGGGCCGGGCCGACCTGCACACGCTCATCCCCGACGGTGACGCCCGCGTGCGCGCCGTCATCGAGAGCTGGGGCCTGCGCTGGCCGGACGGATCTTGA
- a CDS encoding DUF932 domain-containing protein has product MYSTPTLATRFARNTRVMRGDQPLSEDQMRAAAPSIFAEGKHASRSERYTYIPTIDVLRGLRKEGFEPFMVAQGASRVEGKAEFTKHMIRMRHAGQVQTRPEANEIILINSHDGASSYQMLAGMFRFVCCNGLVVGEVVDDIRIPHKGNIQGEVIEGAFRVLDEFEAVNEHTEAMKALQLQPPEEIAFATAALALRFGERGVEETGGHKPAPVTAEQLIEARRPEDIGHSLWTTFQRVQENVIRGGQPGRSAQGRRLQTRPVGSIDRGVSLNRALWMLAEEMRKLKG; this is encoded by the coding sequence ATGTACTCGACCCCGACCCTAGCGACCCGCTTTGCCCGCAACACCCGCGTGATGCGCGGTGACCAGCCCCTGAGCGAAGACCAGATGCGCGCCGCGGCGCCGTCCATCTTCGCCGAGGGCAAGCACGCGAGCCGCTCCGAGCGCTACACCTACATCCCCACCATCGATGTCCTGCGCGGCCTGCGCAAGGAGGGCTTCGAGCCCTTCATGGTCGCCCAGGGTGCCAGCCGCGTCGAGGGCAAGGCGGAGTTCACCAAGCACATGATCCGCATGCGCCACGCCGGACAGGTGCAGACCCGGCCCGAGGCGAACGAGATCATCCTGATCAACAGCCACGACGGCGCCAGTTCTTACCAGATGCTGGCCGGCATGTTCCGCTTCGTCTGCTGCAACGGCCTGGTGGTGGGCGAGGTGGTGGACGACATCCGCATCCCGCACAAGGGCAACATCCAGGGCGAGGTGATCGAAGGCGCGTTCCGCGTGCTCGACGAGTTCGAGGCGGTGAACGAGCACACCGAGGCGATGAAGGCGCTGCAGCTCCAGCCGCCGGAGGAGATCGCCTTCGCGACCGCCGCTCTGGCGCTGCGCTTCGGTGAGCGCGGCGTGGAAGAGACTGGCGGACACAAGCCCGCGCCGGTCACTGCCGAGCAGCTGATCGAGGCGCGCCGGCCCGAGGACATCGGTCACAGCCTTTGGACGACTTTCCAGCGCGTGCAGGAGAACGTGATCCGCGGTGGCCAGCCCGGCCGCAGCGCCCAGGGGCGCCGGCTGCAGACGCGCCCGGTGGGCAGCATCGATCGCGGGGTGAGCCTCAACCGTGCGCTCTGGATGCTGGCCGAGGAGATGCGCAAGTTGAAGGGCTGA